In Paenibacillus sp. G2S3, a single window of DNA contains:
- a CDS encoding protoporphyrinogen oxidase has product MRTVVVIGGGITGLSTAYYLQKSIQHNKLDVKIILVEASDRLGGKIRTLQHDDFIMESGADSIVTRKTNVAPLIEELGIQDEVVYNATGISYIYTEGKLKQIPKDAVFGIPLSIESLATTDLISAEGKVEALKDFYTPNDRFTKNDSVGDFLEAFFGKELVEKQISPVLSGVYSGKLSELTIASTLPYLIDYKNEYGSIIQGLSANKAKFQGNGDKKFMSFKGGVSALIDAMEEQLSDVEIIKGIRAERIAKDGERYRVTLADGRILDSDFVVLGTMHSTAQALLQDEALNEDFIQLFNSSMISVYLGFDIPDSQLPANGTGFITANSDDVLCNACTWTSRKWEHTSGQQRLLVRLFYKSSGPHYESLIKLSEEELLKVALNDIQTSLGITGHPVTHDVTKWHDVMPNYHKRHHEIVVSLEKKIADHYPNVILAGCSYYGVGIPDCIANGEKTADRILEQVITH; this is encoded by the coding sequence TTGAGAACGGTCGTCGTGATTGGCGGGGGAATTACTGGATTGTCTACCGCTTACTATCTACAGAAATCTATACAGCATAATAAGTTGGATGTAAAAATCATTTTGGTTGAAGCCAGCGATAGACTGGGCGGCAAAATTAGAACACTTCAGCATGATGACTTCATCATGGAGTCTGGTGCTGATTCAATTGTCACTCGCAAGACAAATGTAGCACCATTGATTGAAGAATTAGGCATTCAGGATGAGGTTGTATATAACGCGACAGGAATATCATACATCTACACAGAAGGTAAGCTGAAGCAAATTCCTAAAGATGCAGTCTTTGGCATCCCTCTCAGTATTGAATCGCTTGCTACTACAGATTTGATCTCTGCTGAAGGTAAAGTTGAAGCACTTAAAGATTTCTATACTCCGAATGATCGTTTTACGAAAAACGATTCTGTAGGTGATTTTCTGGAAGCTTTCTTTGGAAAAGAACTTGTCGAGAAGCAAATATCACCAGTCCTATCAGGTGTATATTCCGGGAAATTGAGTGAACTTACCATTGCCTCGACCCTTCCTTATTTGATTGATTATAAAAATGAATATGGAAGTATTATTCAGGGATTGTCCGCGAATAAGGCTAAATTCCAGGGAAACGGCGATAAGAAGTTTATGTCTTTTAAGGGTGGCGTATCTGCTCTGATTGATGCCATGGAAGAACAGCTGTCCGATGTAGAGATCATCAAAGGGATTAGGGCCGAGCGCATTGCAAAGGATGGAGAACGATACCGTGTAACACTGGCAGATGGACGAATCTTGGACAGCGACTTTGTCGTACTAGGAACGATGCATTCTACTGCACAAGCATTACTACAAGACGAAGCGCTGAATGAAGATTTCATTCAGTTGTTTAACAGCTCTATGATTAGTGTGTATCTAGGATTTGATATCCCTGACAGTCAGCTGCCAGCGAATGGTACAGGGTTCATAACAGCGAACAGTGACGATGTTCTTTGTAATGCTTGTACGTGGACAAGTCGCAAGTGGGAGCACACGTCTGGTCAACAACGTCTGCTTGTCAGACTCTTTTATAAAAGCTCAGGACCGCATTATGAGTCCTTGATTAAGCTTTCAGAAGAGGAATTATTAAAGGTGGCGTTGAATGATATACAGACCAGTCTTGGAATTACTGGACATCCAGTTACCCACGATGTGACCAAATGGCATGATGTTATGCCAAATTACCACAAACGCCATCACGAGATTGTAGTATCCTTAGAGAAGAAGATTGCAGATCATTATCCGAATGTAATCCTTGCTGGATGTTCTTATTATGGTGTGGGTATTCCCGATTGTATTGCAAATGGAGAGAAGACAGCGGATCGCATTTTGGAACAAGTAATTACACATTAA
- a CDS encoding CD3324 family protein, which yields MKYVNADTIFPKELIEEIQKYINGGMVYIPKPEEAHVKWGEKSGSRKYLRSRNIEICLRFAVGATVDQLSDEYCLSRDSIKKIVYTKK from the coding sequence ATGAAATATGTAAATGCAGATACGATTTTTCCAAAAGAATTAATAGAGGAAATTCAGAAATATATTAACGGTGGTATGGTGTATATCCCTAAGCCTGAAGAAGCACATGTAAAATGGGGCGAGAAGTCAGGGAGCAGAAAATACTTAAGATCTAGAAATATTGAGATTTGTCTAAGGTTTGCCGTTGGAGCAACGGTTGACCAGCTTTCGGATGAATACTGCCTATCAAGGGATAGTATTAAGAAGATTGTTTACACAAAAAAATAG